Proteins from a genomic interval of Thermoanaerobacterium thermosaccharolyticum DSM 571:
- a CDS encoding F0F1 ATP synthase subunit epsilon: MDNKYHLEVLTPHRKFYDGDVEEIIVTTSVGEVGVQKGHIPMTVALGIGTLKIKNDNVWKEASISNGFMEVKQDNVVILADAAEWPEEIDIMRAEAAKQRAEERLRQKKSQHEYLLAKAALKRALVRMSVAKKYKNI, translated from the coding sequence ATGGACAACAAATACCACCTCGAAGTTTTGACACCACATCGCAAATTTTACGATGGAGATGTTGAGGAAATCATTGTTACAACAAGTGTTGGAGAAGTCGGAGTACAAAAAGGGCATATACCTATGACGGTGGCTCTTGGTATAGGCACACTCAAGATAAAAAATGACAATGTATGGAAAGAAGCCAGCATATCAAACGGATTTATGGAAGTCAAGCAAGATAATGTAGTAATACTGGCAGATGCTGCCGAATGGCCTGAAGAGATAGATATTATGAGGGCAGAAGCAGCAAAACAGAGAGCAGAAGAAAGGTTAAGACAGAAGAAAAGCCAGCATGAGTATCTGCTTGCAAAAGCTGCTTTAAAGCGTGCCCTCGTCAGAATGAGTGTTGCAAAAAAATACAAAAATATATAA
- the atpF gene encoding F0F1 ATP synthase subunit B, translating to MSLINPYTFIFTIINLVVLYLILRKFLFKPVTKFMEERSQKIRNSLEEADRKVHEANDLKAQYEEILKKADDEGKAIIDRAEKYAKEKAEKIIEEANTEAKAIIERAKEEAETEKIKAMHDLRVNLSHLIIEAASKAIGNINVDDDEIINEVVKEAGASWNK from the coding sequence TTGAGCCTTATAAATCCGTATACTTTTATTTTTACCATCATAAATCTTGTTGTTTTGTACTTGATATTGAGAAAGTTTCTATTTAAACCAGTGACAAAATTTATGGAAGAAAGGTCACAAAAGATCAGGAATTCATTGGAGGAAGCAGATAGGAAAGTTCATGAAGCTAATGATTTAAAAGCACAGTATGAAGAAATATTAAAAAAAGCAGACGATGAGGGCAAAGCTATCATCGATAGAGCAGAAAAATATGCTAAAGAAAAGGCAGAAAAGATAATAGAAGAGGCAAATACAGAAGCGAAAGCCATAATAGAAAGGGCAAAAGAGGAAGCAGAGACAGAGAAGATTAAAGCAATGCACGATTTAAGAGTTAACTTGTCACATCTTATAATAGAAGCTGCTTCGAAAGCCATTGGCAATATTAACGTTGATGATGATGAAATAATCAATGAGGTGGTTAAGGAGGCAGGTGCATCTTGGAACAAGTAA
- a CDS encoding YcdB/YcdC domain-containing protein — MKKITAIILMFIILTGAFNVYAAQIDNIITKEKAISIVKDKLGDIKYDNLNVQYREFTNKDSVWILSYTKNDIFENTSITLNAKTGDIIRYNFISDYNGSKNLNRNDAKKIADEFLNKVKPTKLSKYKFDSAHENDTYREYNFKWRREENGVKFLYDTINVSVDKKTGYVTHYTYDWTEGDLPTLKNVIDINEATKLFKGYLRPRLVYTIIYDKNKGDVKLVYVSPSPQYMINAYTGDIIDINGTKVELKNTGEGNEGKITLDKFYNKSSKPVTKDEAYNIASKYASKDYELKNTAYIEKYAGLDLNVWTFAWNKVNGIGYLHVAVNANTGNVVDVLKSTKSDLSLSISRETALKKAESFIKDNFKDIVPYLDFRSNTENQTGEEVYGYHFVFPLKQYNIPFINNGITVDVDGKGNVSAYTYKNYDIPIPMPSNIMTQDEITDKYLKNGNFSLKYYKPEGKDIIPVYTVDDPIYSNLIDAISGEIIKPY; from the coding sequence ATGAAAAAGATAACAGCCATAATATTGATGTTCATAATATTGACAGGGGCATTTAATGTTTATGCTGCCCAAATTGACAATATTATTACCAAAGAAAAAGCTATCTCAATTGTAAAAGACAAGCTGGGAGATATAAAATACGATAATTTAAACGTCCAATACAGAGAATTTACAAATAAAGATTCAGTGTGGATATTGAGTTATACTAAAAATGATATTTTTGAAAATACTTCAATAACTCTAAATGCAAAAACTGGAGATATTATAAGGTATAATTTTATATCTGATTATAATGGAAGCAAAAATTTAAACAGAAATGATGCAAAAAAAATAGCGGATGAATTTTTAAATAAGGTAAAGCCAACAAAACTTAGCAAATACAAGTTTGATAGCGCACATGAAAATGACACTTATAGAGAATACAATTTTAAATGGAGAAGAGAAGAGAATGGTGTGAAGTTTTTATACGACACAATAAATGTATCTGTCGACAAAAAGACAGGATATGTTACACATTATACGTACGATTGGACAGAGGGAGACCTGCCTACGCTTAAAAATGTAATAGATATAAATGAAGCTACAAAACTTTTTAAAGGATATTTAAGGCCTAGATTAGTATACACGATAATATATGACAAAAATAAAGGTGATGTGAAGCTTGTCTATGTTTCACCATCACCTCAGTACATGATAAATGCATATACAGGTGATATAATTGATATAAATGGAACTAAAGTTGAATTAAAAAACACAGGTGAAGGAAATGAAGGAAAAATCACATTGGACAAATTTTACAATAAATCTAGTAAGCCTGTTACAAAAGATGAAGCATATAATATAGCGTCGAAATATGCATCTAAAGACTATGAATTAAAAAACACAGCATACATCGAAAAATACGCAGGCCTTGATTTAAATGTTTGGACATTTGCATGGAATAAAGTTAATGGAATAGGATATCTACACGTGGCAGTTAATGCAAATACAGGTAATGTCGTAGATGTGCTGAAAAGCACAAAAAGTGATTTAAGTTTATCAATTTCCCGGGAAACTGCATTAAAAAAAGCGGAATCATTTATAAAGGATAATTTCAAAGACATAGTACCTTATCTCGATTTCAGAAGTAATACTGAAAACCAAACAGGTGAAGAAGTTTACGGATACCACTTTGTATTTCCGCTTAAACAGTACAATATTCCATTTATCAATAACGGAATTACTGTTGATGTAGATGGAAAAGGAAATGTATCAGCGTATACTTATAAAAATTACGACATACCGATTCCGATGCCGTCAAACATCATGACGCAAGATGAGATAACAGATAAATACTTAAAGAATGGAAACTTCTCTTTAAAATATTACAAACCAGAAGGCAAAGATATAATACCAGTTTACACTGTAGATGATCCTATTTATTCAAACTTGATAGATGCCATTTCAGGTGAAATAATAAAACCATATTAA
- the atpH gene encoding ATP synthase F1 subunit delta: MEQVIAKKYARALFNAAKENGNIEKYYDELKGILNMLKNKQIYKIITNRGIYLKQKMNFVDAILEGYDREVINFLKLIISKHRESIFDEIFNEYNKLYMDYKGIINAILISAHPLNSDTLERIKNRLESNFNKKVYINSTVDESILGGLKILIGNKVIDGSIKGKLDTLLKNLVTAS; the protein is encoded by the coding sequence TTGGAACAAGTAATAGCGAAAAAATATGCACGTGCTCTTTTTAACGCAGCCAAAGAAAACGGCAATATCGAAAAGTATTATGACGAACTTAAAGGCATTTTAAATATGTTGAAAAATAAGCAAATATACAAAATTATTACAAATAGAGGAATCTATTTAAAACAAAAAATGAACTTTGTCGATGCGATTTTAGAAGGTTATGACAGAGAAGTAATCAACTTTTTAAAATTGATAATATCAAAGCACAGAGAATCAATTTTCGATGAGATATTTAATGAGTACAACAAATTGTACATGGACTACAAAGGAATCATAAATGCAATTCTAATTTCAGCACATCCATTGAACTCTGATACACTTGAAAGAATCAAAAATAGACTGGAATCAAATTTTAATAAGAAAGTTTATATAAACTCAACTGTGGACGAGTCTATACTTGGTGGGCTTAAGATATTAATAGGGAATAAAGTTATTGATGGATCTATAAAAGGAAAACTTGATACACTTCTCAAGAATCTTGTAACTGCAAGTTGA
- the atpA gene encoding F0F1 ATP synthase subunit alpha — MDIKPEEITSILENKIKNFDFTIKTEDVGHVITAGDGIAKIYGLDEAIYGEMVEFENGVYGMVMNLEEDSVGVIVLGDPEAIKEGTTVKRTGKVVEVPVGYGLLGRVVNPLGQPLDGKGPVKSDGTRPVEYPAPPIIKRKPVDTPLQTGILAIDAMIPIGRGQRELIIGDRQTGKTAIAVDTIINQKDKDVYCIYVAIGQKASTIAGLVNTLEKFGAMSYTTVVASTASDSAALQYLAPYAGCAMAEYFMYNKKDVLIVYDDLSKHAVAYRTISLLLRRPPGREAYPGDVFYLHSRLLERSARLSDDMGGGSITALPIIETLAGDISAYIPTNVISITDGQIYLESELFYAGIRPAINVGLSVSRVGGAAQKKAMKKVSGRMRLELSQYRELEVFAQFGSDLDKSTLDLLKQGERIVEITKQPRYQPISMEDQVIMIYTVMNKYLMDVELQDVKKFVKDLLEFIDINYPDIKKTIRETGKLDDDTIEKLKAAIEEYKSKYASKGDA, encoded by the coding sequence ATGGATATAAAACCTGAAGAAATAACATCTATTCTGGAAAATAAAATAAAGAACTTTGATTTTACCATTAAGACAGAGGATGTAGGACATGTAATAACTGCTGGTGATGGAATTGCCAAGATATATGGACTTGATGAAGCTATATATGGCGAAATGGTTGAATTTGAAAATGGCGTCTACGGGATGGTTATGAACCTAGAAGAAGATAGCGTAGGCGTGATAGTTCTTGGCGATCCTGAAGCAATTAAAGAAGGTACTACTGTAAAACGTACCGGAAAAGTAGTTGAAGTACCTGTAGGATATGGTCTTTTAGGCAGAGTTGTAAATCCACTAGGTCAACCTCTAGACGGTAAAGGACCTGTAAAAAGCGATGGAACAAGGCCTGTAGAATATCCAGCTCCACCTATTATAAAAAGAAAGCCTGTTGATACACCACTACAGACTGGAATCTTGGCAATAGATGCTATGATTCCAATTGGTAGAGGGCAGAGAGAGCTAATAATTGGAGATAGGCAGACAGGAAAAACTGCTATTGCAGTTGATACAATAATAAACCAAAAAGATAAAGATGTTTACTGTATATATGTTGCAATCGGGCAAAAAGCCTCTACAATAGCTGGCCTTGTAAATACATTAGAGAAATTTGGGGCTATGTCTTATACGACTGTTGTAGCATCAACTGCCAGTGATTCTGCAGCACTGCAGTATTTAGCACCTTATGCTGGATGTGCAATGGCAGAGTATTTCATGTACAACAAGAAAGATGTCCTTATAGTATATGATGACCTTTCAAAACACGCAGTAGCTTACAGAACGATTTCGCTCCTTTTAAGAAGGCCACCAGGAAGAGAAGCATATCCTGGAGATGTATTCTACCTGCATTCAAGGCTACTAGAGCGCTCTGCAAGGCTTTCTGATGACATGGGTGGGGGATCAATTACTGCACTGCCTATAATAGAAACCCTTGCAGGTGATATATCAGCATATATACCGACAAATGTCATATCAATAACAGATGGACAGATATATCTAGAATCAGAGCTATTCTATGCAGGCATTAGGCCAGCCATAAACGTAGGTCTATCGGTATCACGTGTTGGTGGTGCTGCGCAGAAAAAAGCCATGAAGAAAGTATCTGGCAGAATGAGATTGGAGCTTTCCCAGTACAGGGAACTGGAGGTATTTGCACAGTTTGGCTCAGATCTTGATAAATCGACGCTGGATTTACTAAAGCAAGGCGAGAGGATAGTCGAGATAACGAAACAGCCGAGGTACCAGCCGATTTCGATGGAAGATCAGGTCATAATGATATATACGGTTATGAATAAATACCTTATGGATGTAGAGCTTCAAGATGTAAAGAAATTTGTAAAAGATTTGTTGGAATTTATTGATATAAACTATCCGGATATTAAGAAAACTATAAGAGAGACAGGCAAGTTAGATGATGATACAATTGAAAAATTAAAGGCAGCCATCGAGGAGTATAAGAGCAAATACGCATCGAAAGGTGATGCATAA
- the atpE gene encoding ATP synthase F0 subunit C: MNLLAIGAGIAAITGIGAGIGIGIATGKAVEAVSRQPEARGSIMQLLLLGGALSEATAIYGLLVAFLIIFFMKA; the protein is encoded by the coding sequence ATGAATTTATTGGCAATAGGAGCAGGAATTGCAGCTATAACTGGTATTGGTGCAGGAATTGGTATAGGTATAGCTACAGGAAAGGCGGTTGAAGCTGTATCAAGGCAGCCGGAGGCAAGAGGTAGTATAATGCAACTTTTACTTCTAGGTGGCGCTTTATCTGAAGCAACTGCTATATATGGGTTATTAGTTGCTTTTTTGATAATATTTTTCATGAAAGCATAA
- a CDS encoding DMT family transporter, with protein MTKKLKSDIMLILVTVIWGSTFIIVKNATSVIPVYNFLFLRFLIAFIVLAILYGRRLVNIDRKTFIVSVLVGTMLFLGYAFQTLGLKYTTASKSGFISGFNVVLVPILEAFFLKAKLSKTSRISVILAMVGLLLITTNVDLKINFGDFLTFLCAVSFAFQIVLIAKYAPSVDTISFATIQILVVATLSGILSFIYEKPTIPTNKTVWFALILTGIFATAFALTVQNTMQANTSATHAAIIFSLEPVFSAITAFLVAGEVMTLKSIIGGFLMLLSMILSEMPSKDKLRA; from the coding sequence TTGACAAAAAAATTAAAAAGCGACATCATGTTAATCTTAGTCACAGTCATCTGGGGGTCCACTTTTATAATAGTAAAAAATGCAACAAGCGTAATACCTGTGTACAATTTTCTGTTTTTAAGATTTTTAATTGCATTTATAGTACTGGCAATCCTGTACGGCAGAAGGTTAGTAAATATAGATAGAAAAACATTTATTGTTTCAGTCCTTGTTGGTACAATGTTATTTTTAGGCTATGCATTTCAAACATTAGGTCTAAAATACACTACAGCATCAAAATCTGGTTTTATAAGTGGATTCAATGTGGTGCTTGTACCTATTCTGGAAGCTTTCTTTTTAAAAGCAAAATTGTCAAAGACATCGCGGATAAGCGTCATATTAGCAATGGTAGGGTTATTGCTTATAACAACAAACGTTGATTTAAAGATAAACTTTGGGGATTTCCTTACTTTTTTGTGTGCAGTATCATTTGCATTTCAGATCGTCTTAATTGCAAAATATGCACCATCTGTGGATACTATTTCGTTTGCAACGATACAAATCCTGGTTGTTGCGACTCTAAGCGGGATTTTATCATTCATATATGAAAAACCAACCATACCAACAAACAAAACCGTATGGTTTGCACTTATATTGACTGGCATTTTTGCAACAGCTTTTGCATTAACCGTTCAGAATACGATGCAAGCAAACACATCGGCTACACATGCAGCTATTATTTTTTCACTGGAACCTGTCTTTTCTGCCATCACAGCATTTCTAGTGGCTGGCGAGGTTATGACATTGAAATCTATAATCGGCGGTTTTTTAATGCTTTTAAGCATGATTTTATCTGAAATGCCGTCTAAAGATAAATTAAGGGCTTAA
- the atpD gene encoding F0F1 ATP synthase subunit beta: MKKGYITQVIGPVVDIRFDEDLPPINNAIKIPFNDDEIIVEVSQHTGDNTVRCVAMSSTDGLKRGMECFDTGGPISVPVGEGTLGRMFNVLGKPVDGLGEVKADKYVSIHRNAPSFEEQSPVTEVLETGIKVIDLLTPYAKGGKIGLFGGAGVGKTVLIEELIRNIATEHGGYSIFTGVGERTREGNDLWHEMKESGVIDKTAFVFGQMNEPPGARMRVGLTGLTMAEYFRDEKHQDVLLFIDNIFRFIQAGSEVSALLGRMPSAVGYQPTLATELGALQERITSTKSGSITSVQAVYVPADDLTDPAPATTFTHLDATTVLSRSIVEMGIYPAVDPLDSTSRILEPSIVGEEHYNVARRVQEILQKYKELQDIIAILGMDELSDEDKLTVYRARKIQRFLSQPFFVAETFTGIPGKYVPLKETIEGFKKIVDGEMDDIPEAAFFMVGNIDEVYKKAEEMK; the protein is encoded by the coding sequence ATGAAAAAGGGTTATATAACACAGGTAATAGGTCCGGTTGTTGATATACGTTTTGACGAAGATTTGCCACCCATCAACAATGCGATTAAAATACCATTTAATGATGACGAGATTATTGTTGAGGTATCGCAGCATACAGGTGACAATACAGTAAGGTGTGTCGCTATGTCGTCTACTGATGGATTAAAGAGAGGGATGGAATGTTTTGATACTGGCGGGCCAATTTCTGTACCGGTAGGCGAAGGAACGCTTGGCAGAATGTTTAACGTGCTTGGAAAACCTGTCGATGGCCTTGGTGAAGTAAAAGCAGATAAATATGTATCTATACACAGAAATGCACCAAGCTTTGAGGAACAAAGCCCTGTTACAGAAGTATTGGAGACAGGCATAAAAGTCATAGATCTTCTTACGCCATATGCAAAAGGCGGCAAGATCGGGCTTTTTGGTGGTGCTGGTGTTGGTAAGACAGTCTTAATAGAAGAGCTAATCAGAAATATAGCAACAGAACACGGCGGATATTCAATCTTTACAGGTGTAGGAGAGAGAACCCGTGAAGGCAATGATTTGTGGCATGAGATGAAAGAATCTGGTGTTATAGATAAGACAGCATTTGTATTCGGTCAGATGAATGAGCCACCTGGAGCCAGAATGAGAGTTGGACTTACAGGCCTTACAATGGCAGAGTATTTTAGGGATGAAAAGCATCAGGATGTTTTGCTATTTATAGACAACATATTTAGGTTTATACAAGCAGGCTCAGAAGTGTCCGCTCTCTTGGGCAGAATGCCGTCTGCCGTTGGTTACCAGCCGACACTTGCGACAGAGCTTGGAGCATTGCAGGAGAGAATAACCTCTACAAAGAGCGGATCAATTACATCTGTTCAGGCGGTTTATGTGCCTGCTGATGACTTGACAGACCCGGCGCCTGCAACAACATTTACGCACCTTGATGCGACGACAGTTCTATCTAGAAGTATCGTTGAGATGGGCATTTATCCTGCTGTTGATCCACTTGATTCTACATCGAGAATATTAGAGCCCAGCATTGTCGGTGAAGAACATTACAATGTAGCAAGGCGTGTACAGGAGATACTGCAAAAATACAAAGAGCTGCAGGATATCATAGCTATTCTTGGTATGGATGAATTATCAGATGAAGATAAACTTACGGTTTACAGGGCAAGGAAGATACAGAGATTTTTGTCGCAGCCTTTCTTCGTTGCTGAGACATTTACCGGAATACCAGGCAAATATGTCCCACTAAAAGAGACAATAGAAGGCTTCAAGAAAATAGTAGATGGTGAGATGGACGATATACCAGAAGCAGCATTTTTCATGGTAGGAAATATTGATGAAGTGTACAAAAAGGCCGAAGAAATGAAGTGA
- the atpG gene encoding ATP synthase F1 subunit gamma: MGKRDIQLRIKSVKETRKITRAMNLISAAKFRKAKLMLDNVRPYYERIQSTMEDILIHSGEATSHYFERQHEAKGARKKAVIVVTGDKGLCGGYNHNVIKQAEEVIDGDTQNLMVIGEVGRSYFLNKGYNVDVEFLYTAQNPTTSAAGEISDLLVDIYDRGIIDDIYAVYTEMAGLKQIVRTIKILPLDIKNFNSNKDVKILSDMIYDPSPTKVFNLLVPEYIKGIVYSLLVNAFASEHFSRMVAMDGATSNADKMIAKYTLEYNRLRQASITQELSEIIGGSSV, encoded by the coding sequence ATGGGGAAAAGGGATATTCAGTTAAGGATAAAAAGTGTTAAGGAGACCCGTAAAATAACAAGGGCTATGAATCTAATATCAGCCGCAAAGTTTAGGAAAGCAAAATTAATGTTAGACAATGTGAGACCTTACTATGAAAGAATACAGTCTACTATGGAAGATATACTGATTCACAGCGGTGAGGCAACATCCCATTATTTTGAAAGACAGCATGAGGCCAAAGGTGCTAGAAAAAAAGCCGTTATTGTCGTAACTGGCGATAAAGGCTTGTGTGGTGGATACAATCACAATGTCATAAAACAGGCTGAAGAAGTCATTGATGGCGATACACAAAACCTCATGGTGATAGGAGAAGTAGGACGCAGCTATTTCCTGAATAAGGGTTACAACGTAGACGTAGAATTTTTATACACTGCTCAAAATCCTACTACATCTGCAGCTGGTGAGATATCTGATTTGTTGGTAGATATATATGACAGAGGCATTATAGATGATATTTATGCAGTATATACAGAAATGGCCGGTTTAAAGCAGATAGTAAGGACGATTAAAATATTGCCGTTGGACATAAAGAATTTTAACAGTAATAAGGATGTAAAAATTTTAAGCGATATGATATACGATCCATCGCCTACGAAAGTGTTTAATCTACTGGTACCTGAATATATCAAAGGTATAGTATATAGCTTATTAGTAAATGCTTTTGCCTCTGAGCATTTTTCACGTATGGTTGCAATGGACGGTGCAACTTCAAATGCAGATAAAATGATAGCAAAGTACACTCTAGAATATAATAGATTAAGGCAGGCTTCTATAACGCAGGAGCTTTCAGAGATAATTGGAGGTTCATCAGTTTAG
- a CDS encoding F0F1 ATP synthase subunit A, which produces MEIGQSVVFTIPILGGIPVTTTVVVTWIIMIILTIASLIVTRGWKLVPTGVQNFVETIVDGLNSFTKDALGEYWSSFAPYLGTVALYLILANTIDLFGLTPPTKDLSATSALAIMSIIVVIIASVKARGIKGYAKSFFEPMPINFPMKVLDMFTRPLSLAARLFGNITAAFIIMDLISKVAPIVVPAIFSIYFDLFDGALQMVVFVFLTMLYIEEAVE; this is translated from the coding sequence GTGGAGATAGGACAGTCGGTAGTATTTACAATCCCTATTTTAGGCGGTATTCCTGTGACGACAACAGTTGTAGTAACGTGGATAATAATGATCATACTTACTATAGCATCACTTATCGTTACAAGAGGCTGGAAACTTGTTCCTACAGGTGTGCAGAATTTTGTTGAAACTATAGTAGATGGCTTAAATTCATTTACTAAAGATGCCCTTGGTGAGTATTGGTCATCATTTGCACCTTATCTTGGAACAGTGGCTTTGTATTTAATATTGGCAAATACTATCGATTTATTTGGATTAACACCTCCAACGAAAGATTTAAGTGCCACATCAGCACTGGCTATTATGTCTATCATAGTAGTCATAATTGCATCTGTTAAGGCGAGGGGTATAAAAGGATATGCAAAATCATTTTTTGAACCGATGCCTATTAATTTTCCCATGAAAGTACTTGATATGTTCACAAGACCGTTGTCATTGGCAGCCAGGTTATTTGGCAATATTACTGCAGCATTTATAATAATGGATTTAATAAGTAAAGTAGCACCAATAGTCGTTCCAGCCATATTCAGCATTTACTTCGATTTGTTTGATGGTGCACTTCAGATGGTAGTATTTGTGTTTTTGACAATGCTTTATATTGAAGAAGCTGTAGAATGA